In Meleagris gallopavo isolate NT-WF06-2002-E0010 breed Aviagen turkey brand Nicholas breeding stock chromosome 2, Turkey_5.1, whole genome shotgun sequence, the following are encoded in one genomic region:
- the RWDD2A gene encoding RWD domain-containing protein 2A, whose protein sequence is MAAAVRECLELQLLEVEMLLSMFPKKGEISLDGAAVPALQRYLRDGGGSLPPRLEYSVAVGVGEPEVKVELQVQLPHMYPHVAPQLFARSNALHRQQQLQLNTLLTSHISSLDSGELCVCEAVQWLKENSLPYLENSKISAEGVSKETVVKETIQRMWIYSHHIYRQELRKKIFECAKKLNLTGFCLTGKPGVICVEGIRENCEEFWRVIRYPNWKHISCKHVETVEAEGSIDNLRLFRTFEDLQFQAHGDYGLRNDYHMDLGQFLEFLKQHQSGHIFQILFGVEGKLADK, encoded by the exons ATGGCTGCCGCCGTGCGGGAGTGCCTGGAGCTCCAGCTGCTGGAGGTGGAAATGCTCCTTTCCATGTTCCCCAAGAAAGGGGAGATCAGCCTGGACGGGGCTGCCGTGCCCGCCTTGCAGCGCTACCTGAGGGACGGCGGCGGATCCCTGCCCCCGCGGCTCGAGTATTCGGTCGCTGTCGGTGTCGGGGAGCCAGAG GTAAAAGTGGAATTGCAGGTACAGTTGCCTCATATGTATCCCCACGTGGCTCCTCAGCTTTTTGCAAGATCAAATGCactgcacagacagcagcagttgCAGCTCAACACTCTTCTCACTTCTCACATCAGCTCTTTGGATTCAGGTGAACTGTGCGTATGTGAAGCTGTGCAGTGGCTGAAAGAGAACAGCCTGCCTTATTTAGAAAATAGTAAGATCTCTGCTGAAGGTGTTTCAAAGGAAACAGTAGTTAAAGAAACAATTCAACGTATGTGGATCTACAGCCATCACATATACAGGCAGGAATTGAGGAAGAAGATCTTTGAGTGTGCAAAGAAATTAAACCTGACTGGCTTCTGCTTGACAGGAAAACCTGGGGTGATCTGTGTGGAGGGAATCAGAGAAAACTGTGAGGAGTTCTGGCGTGTTATCAGATATCCCAACTGGAAGCATATTTCATGCAAACATGTGGAGACTGTAGAAGCAGAGGGAAGTATTGATAATCTGCGCCTCTTTCGAACTTTTGAAGACCTGCAGTTTCAGGCCCATGGTGATTATGGCCTGAGGAACGACTATCACATGGATCTGGGCCAGTTCCTTGAATTCCTGAAACAGCATCAAAGTGGacatatttttcagattttatttggTGTTGAAGGCAAACTTGCAGACAAATAA